Genomic window (Spirosoma sp. KCTC 42546):
TATGTCCGTAATCCGGGAGAAAAAATAACCAATTCGATGGGCATGCTGAAAGTAAAGGAGGCTGTACACCTCCTCCTGTACACCATGCCTGAACTCGAAGCATTTTTATTCGATTTTTCCGAACCCTACAAGATGGACCTGGAAAAATTCATGTACAGTAATTTTCATTACAATGTTCCGGTTGAAAAATTTGCCCAGCTAACGGGGCGAAGTCTGGCGGGTTTCAAGCGTGATTTCCAGAAAACATTCGGAATGGCACCCCGGCATTGGCTACAGGAAAGGCGGCTTACAGAAGCCCGGCATCTGATCGAAACCAAGCATAAGAAACCTTCTGCCATCTACCTCGAACTGGGATTTGAAAGCCTCTCTCATTTCTCGCATTCGTTTAAGAAAAAATTCGGCAAGGCACCTACCGAGTGGTCACTATAGGCTGTATTAGGCCGGGTGCCTGATCGCTCCGGCCTAATACAGCCATGCCCACCGTTTGGCCCAATCCAGCAATACGGCATTACGCCATTTGAACACCGTTTTAGCACCCTGCTGTCGACCGTCGAACAGCGATGGGTCGCCTTTGTCGGTGTACCAGTTCGCGCCTAATTT
Coding sequences:
- a CDS encoding AraC family transcriptional regulator, translated to MRKEKVAFLEHNTLVMQISGRFSMETANQKISMGRGEMLLIQKNQLAELTKTPLEDNEYQTIIISLQEDLLRKIVLEEQLEIGQKYVGPPNVLIPANDFLRAFFQSIIPYVRNPGEKITNSMGMLKVKEAVHLLLYTMPELEAFLFDFSEPYKMDLEKFMYSNFHYNVPVEKFAQLTGRSLAGFKRDFQKTFGMAPRHWLQERRLTEARHLIETKHKKPSAIYLELGFESLSHFSHSFKKKFGKAPTEWSL